From a single Streptomyces sp. NBC_00377 genomic region:
- a CDS encoding chorismate-binding protein — translation MKTLLIDNHDSYTYNLFQLIAEVNGEEPVVILNDAPADAVPDLAAFDNVVVSPGPGHPAKTRDFGISARVLARSEVPVLGVCLGHQGIAHGEGGRVASAPEPRHGHLSTVRHDERDLFRGLPQNFTAVRYHSLSVREPLPATLEATAWAEDGVLMGLRHRERPLWGVQFHPESVLTEYGHRMLVNFRNLTAERARKHRSKNTAVTPAAAAMPNSTVIPRPRRADGPAYRLHTRRLAGAIDAEAAFTRLYADSPRAFWLDSSRVERGLSRFSFLGDDSGPLAEFVRYDVEAGHCEIERTGRPPRKVRASVFDYLKRQLANRRVDATGLPFDFTGGYVGYFGYEMKADCGSPNQHRATTPDACWLFADRLIAVDHEKGFTYAVCLAEDTPQATLEAADWLENTLARLTSLPTEPDRSRLARATRDGAAGADRADGIYGPDGTARGAGQADGGEQGRGADGAGAGGPGPEGVSGADAVEPWLVRDRATYLADIAACRRELAAGTSYEICLTNAATLPAPDDAYGFYRALRRVNPAPYAAFLRFGDLDVVGSSPERFLRITRDGVAEAKPIKGTAPRGAGPLEDARLRDALAADAKTRAENLMIVDLLRNDLGRVCRTGTVRVSRLMATETYATVHQLVSTVEGRLREDTDAVDCVRACFPGGSMTGAPKQRTLEIIDGLETEARGVYAGALGYLGCSGGADLNIVIRTAVLADGLLRMGAGGAIVLDSDPVAEYDEMLLKTAAQMRALREHTAARSRAPGERGTEPAETRVGAGLRSGGATGDPGPQARGTGRAARRQPAAPTGSRTPAAHPGVPGGAGGTGGLTESAVRPASVKGATR, via the coding sequence GTGAAGACCCTGCTCATCGACAATCACGACTCGTACACGTACAACCTGTTCCAGCTGATCGCCGAGGTCAATGGCGAGGAGCCGGTGGTGATCCTCAACGACGCCCCGGCGGACGCCGTGCCCGACCTCGCGGCCTTCGACAACGTCGTGGTGTCGCCGGGGCCCGGGCACCCGGCGAAGACCCGGGACTTCGGCATCAGCGCCAGAGTGCTCGCCCGGTCCGAGGTGCCGGTCCTCGGTGTCTGCCTCGGCCACCAGGGCATCGCCCACGGCGAGGGCGGCCGGGTGGCGTCCGCCCCGGAACCCCGGCACGGACACCTGTCGACCGTCCGGCACGACGAACGGGACCTGTTCCGCGGGCTGCCGCAGAACTTCACCGCGGTGCGCTATCACTCGCTGTCCGTCCGCGAGCCGCTGCCCGCCACGCTGGAGGCGACCGCCTGGGCCGAGGACGGTGTCCTGATGGGACTGCGGCACCGCGAACGGCCCCTGTGGGGAGTGCAGTTCCACCCGGAGTCGGTGCTCACCGAGTACGGCCACCGGATGCTCGTGAACTTCCGGAACCTCACGGCCGAACGGGCCCGCAAACACCGCTCGAAGAACACGGCGGTCACACCGGCCGCGGCGGCGATGCCGAACTCCACGGTGATCCCCCGCCCGCGCCGGGCCGACGGTCCCGCCTACCGGCTGCACACGCGCCGCCTCGCCGGGGCCATCGACGCGGAGGCCGCCTTCACGCGGCTGTACGCCGACTCCCCTCGGGCGTTCTGGCTGGACAGCTCCCGGGTGGAGCGGGGGCTCTCCCGCTTCTCGTTCCTCGGCGACGACAGCGGTCCGCTCGCCGAGTTCGTCCGGTACGACGTCGAGGCCGGGCACTGCGAGATCGAGCGGACGGGGCGGCCGCCGCGCAAGGTCCGGGCGAGCGTCTTCGACTACCTGAAGCGGCAGCTCGCGAACCGCCGGGTCGACGCCACCGGGCTGCCCTTCGACTTCACCGGCGGCTACGTCGGCTACTTCGGCTACGAGATGAAGGCCGACTGCGGCTCCCCCAACCAGCACCGCGCCACCACCCCGGACGCCTGCTGGCTGTTCGCCGACCGGTTGATCGCGGTGGACCACGAGAAGGGCTTCACCTACGCGGTCTGCCTGGCGGAGGACACCCCACAGGCGACTCTCGAAGCCGCCGACTGGCTCGAGAACACGCTGGCCCGGCTCACCTCCCTGCCCACCGAACCCGACCGGAGCCGGCTCGCGCGGGCCACGAGGGACGGGGCCGCCGGGGCCGACAGGGCCGATGGAATCTACGGGCCTGACGGGACGGCACGCGGCGCGGGTCAGGCCGACGGCGGCGAGCAGGGCCGCGGGGCGGACGGGGCCGGGGCCGGTGGTCCGGGGCCCGAGGGTGTCAGCGGTGCCGATGCTGTCGAGCCTTGGCTGGTACGGGACCGGGCGACCTACCTCGCGGACATCGCCGCCTGCCGGCGTGAGCTCGCCGCGGGCACCAGTTACGAGATCTGCCTGACCAACGCGGCGACGTTACCCGCTCCGGACGACGCGTACGGCTTCTACCGGGCGCTGCGCCGCGTCAACCCCGCGCCGTACGCCGCCTTCCTGCGGTTCGGCGACCTCGACGTGGTCGGCTCCTCCCCCGAGCGGTTCCTGCGGATCACCCGGGACGGCGTCGCCGAGGCCAAACCGATCAAGGGAACCGCCCCGCGCGGTGCCGGTCCGCTGGAGGACGCGCGCCTCAGGGACGCGCTGGCGGCGGACGCCAAGACCCGCGCCGAGAACCTGATGATCGTCGACCTGCTCCGCAACGACCTGGGACGGGTCTGCCGGACCGGGACCGTGCGGGTCTCCCGGCTCATGGCCACCGAGACGTACGCCACCGTGCACCAGCTCGTCTCCACCGTCGAGGGCCGGCTGCGCGAGGACACCGACGCGGTGGACTGCGTACGCGCCTGCTTCCCCGGCGGGTCGATGACCGGAGCGCCCAAGCAGCGCACCCTGGAGATCATCGACGGGCTGGAGACCGAGGCGCGTGGCGTGTACGCGGGCGCCCTCGGTTATCTGGGGTGCAGTGGCGGCGCGGACCTCAACATCGTCATCCGCACCGCCGTCCTGGCCGACGGTCTCCTGCGGATGGGGGCCGGCGGCGCGATCGTGCTCGACTCCGATCCGGTGGCGGAGTACGACGAGATGCTGCTGAAGACGGCCGCGCAGATGCGGGCCCTGCGGGAGCACACCGCCGCACGGTCCCGGGCGCCCGGGGAGCGGGGGACGGAGCCGGCCGAGACCCGGGTGGGCGCGGGGCTGCGGTCCGGGGGTGCGACCGGCGACCCCGGTCCGCAGGCACGGGGCACGGGCCGGGCGGCACGGCGGCAGCCCGCCGCGCCGACCGGCAGCCGGACACCCGCGGCGCACCCCGGTGTCCCGGGCGGCGCCGGCGGCACGGGCGGTCTCACCGAGTCCGCCGTCCGTCCGGCGAGCGTGAAGGGGGCCACCCGATGA
- a CDS encoding AMP-binding protein, translating to MTAVGSTTASPSTAKATTTAAATATSQPVGEGRDEAAVPGNLAAQLADLVERRGWGGRAAFHQGHQVWTHGEVHALGARAAGVLADHGVRGGDRVLLALPDGIAWVTAFLAVARLGAVAVLVNPELPAPEHAFMAEDTDAVLCVTGPGLEDRFAGRPRLGADQLLALAPAAEPAAARPVDAHTPLYVQYTSGTTGRPKGVVHTHGDPKTYHDLIGRRLLGITEEDVTLSVSKLYFAYGFGNAFVFPLFSGSSAVLVDRRPTPAAVDELVARHRVSLLYSVPSAYAALVADRGSGHAACFASVRAAVSAGEGLPDGLGGQITELLGAPVLEQIGSTEAGHAFCANSLGHDHPGTVGRPVPGFEVELRDPAGRPVTDGAEGELWVRGPTVTPGYLNRPEETRRTLVGGWLATHDRARREPDGAYRHLGRTDDMEMVGGITVSPLEVEAVLRTHPAVREVAVAAVPDNRGRTRLRAFVVPAARRSPRADPPGTPGLPDPSGSTGAGGSQKPAAPTGSTNPSTGTESPSGPADPAGLVRLEADLLVLARERLAAFKVPRSVSFVVSLPRTSTGKLRRHLVRQGAW from the coding sequence ATGACGGCCGTAGGGTCCACGACGGCCTCGCCGAGCACGGCGAAGGCAACCACGACTGCGGCTGCGACTGCGACTTCGCAGCCGGTGGGTGAGGGCCGCGACGAGGCCGCCGTGCCCGGGAATCTCGCCGCCCAGCTCGCCGACCTCGTCGAGCGCCGCGGGTGGGGCGGGCGGGCCGCCTTCCATCAGGGGCACCAGGTGTGGACCCACGGTGAGGTGCACGCGCTCGGGGCGCGGGCCGCCGGTGTGCTCGCGGATCACGGGGTACGGGGCGGGGACCGGGTGCTGCTGGCGCTGCCCGACGGGATCGCCTGGGTGACGGCCTTCCTGGCCGTCGCCCGGCTCGGGGCCGTGGCCGTCCTGGTCAATCCCGAACTGCCCGCGCCCGAGCACGCGTTCATGGCCGAGGACACCGACGCCGTGCTGTGTGTGACCGGGCCGGGTCTCGAGGACCGCTTCGCCGGCCGGCCCCGCCTCGGCGCCGACCAGTTGCTCGCGCTCGCTCCCGCCGCCGAGCCGGCCGCCGCCCGCCCGGTGGACGCGCACACGCCGCTGTACGTGCAGTACACCTCCGGCACGACGGGCCGCCCGAAGGGGGTCGTGCACACGCACGGAGACCCGAAGACGTACCACGATCTCATCGGCCGGCGACTGCTCGGGATCACCGAGGAGGACGTCACCCTGTCGGTGTCGAAGCTGTACTTCGCCTACGGCTTCGGCAACGCCTTCGTCTTCCCGCTCTTCTCCGGCTCCAGCGCCGTGCTGGTGGACCGGCGTCCGACCCCCGCCGCCGTCGACGAACTCGTCGCCCGGCACCGCGTGAGCCTGCTCTACTCCGTGCCGTCCGCGTACGCGGCGCTCGTCGCCGACCGGGGCAGCGGCCACGCGGCCTGTTTCGCCTCGGTGCGCGCCGCGGTGTCGGCCGGCGAGGGGCTGCCGGACGGGCTCGGCGGACAGATCACCGAGCTGCTCGGCGCGCCCGTGCTGGAGCAGATCGGTTCCACCGAGGCCGGGCACGCCTTCTGCGCCAACAGTCTCGGCCACGACCACCCGGGCACCGTCGGCCGTCCCGTACCGGGGTTCGAGGTGGAGCTGCGCGACCCTGCCGGGCGGCCCGTGACCGATGGTGCGGAGGGGGAGCTGTGGGTCCGCGGGCCGACGGTGACGCCCGGCTATCTGAACCGGCCCGAGGAGACACGGCGCACGCTGGTCGGCGGCTGGCTGGCCACCCACGACCGGGCGCGCCGCGAACCGGACGGCGCCTACCGGCACCTGGGCCGCACCGACGACATGGAGATGGTCGGCGGGATCACCGTCTCCCCGCTGGAGGTGGAGGCCGTCCTGCGCACCCATCCGGCGGTGCGGGAGGTCGCCGTGGCAGCGGTCCCGGACAACCGGGGCCGCACCCGTCTGCGCGCCTTCGTCGTCCCCGCCGCCCGGAGGTCTCCCCGGGCGGACCCGCCCGGAACACCCGGCCTGCCGGACCCCTCCGGCTCCACCGGTGCCGGAGGCTCGCAGAAACCCGCCGCCCCCACCGGTTCCACGAACCCCTCCACCGGCACCGAGAGCCCCTCCGGTCCCGCAGACCCCGCCGGCCTGGTCCGGCTGGAAGCCGATCTCCTCGTCCTCGCACGGGAACGGCTCGCCGCGTTCAAGGTGCCGCGGAGCGTCAGCTTCGTCGTGTCACTGCCCCGCACCTCCACCGGCAAGCTCCGCCGCCACCTGGTCCGCCAGGGCGCGTGGTGA
- a CDS encoding class I adenylate-forming enzyme family protein encodes MSQQSPLADRGFYLGPLFRRAADRHGAVFVTLDRPLDTHPALGVGLDYKILADVVEDLSGRLWAAGVRPSEQVVVHKTDNVDIVLLTCAVSRLGAVPVLLSPGLAGPVVGQLLERLREPWLITDRAKLDGPLKDAGIASQVRRVLCVDDAPGAESLEQYAGAELPAPVRLHPREPALITHSSGTTGIPKLAVHCPNTMWNRLVPQKAMGWPTRGETAALHMSFVHSRFYHLLGVLLHFGSPLVLITDPDPATVGPLLARHRPGIVETHPNTFVLWEELADAPGAPLSRVKSYGSTFDAIHPRTVRRLLGASRRRAPWLIQLYGQSETGPVAFQWFTRRSVERADGRRVGIGIPGFTRVRIADPDGRRVAPGTPGRIEARTRGRILTYLGARAQYERQLDGGWWQMGDMGYMSRFGALHLIDREVDQIDAVHSSLAVEDALMERLEELREVVIVAGADREPVPVVCVRGEQPLDPERWRAATADLPAMAEPRQWRFEELPMTATWKVKRVEITRMLTRTRESVRA; translated from the coding sequence ATGTCGCAGCAATCCCCGCTCGCCGACCGCGGGTTCTACCTGGGTCCGTTGTTCCGGCGGGCGGCCGACCGGCACGGGGCCGTCTTCGTCACCCTGGACCGGCCGCTGGACACCCACCCGGCCCTCGGCGTCGGCCTCGACTACAAGATCCTGGCCGACGTGGTCGAGGATCTGTCGGGCCGGCTGTGGGCTGCCGGGGTGCGGCCCTCGGAGCAGGTGGTCGTACACAAGACGGACAACGTCGACATCGTCCTGCTGACCTGCGCGGTCTCCCGTCTGGGCGCGGTCCCGGTGCTCCTGTCCCCCGGGCTGGCCGGCCCGGTCGTCGGGCAGCTGCTCGAACGGCTGCGAGAGCCCTGGCTGATCACGGACCGGGCCAAGCTGGACGGCCCGCTGAAGGACGCCGGCATCGCGTCACAGGTGCGGCGGGTGCTCTGCGTCGACGACGCGCCCGGCGCCGAGTCCCTGGAGCAGTACGCGGGCGCCGAGCTCCCCGCGCCCGTACGGCTGCACCCGCGCGAGCCCGCCCTGATCACCCACAGCTCGGGCACCACCGGCATACCCAAGCTGGCCGTGCACTGCCCGAACACGATGTGGAACCGCCTCGTACCGCAGAAGGCGATGGGCTGGCCCACCCGGGGCGAGACCGCCGCGCTGCACATGTCGTTCGTGCACTCGCGCTTCTACCACCTGCTCGGCGTCCTGCTGCACTTCGGCAGCCCGCTGGTGCTGATCACCGATCCCGACCCGGCTACCGTGGGACCGCTGCTGGCCCGCCATCGTCCCGGCATCGTCGAGACGCACCCCAACACCTTCGTGCTGTGGGAGGAGCTGGCCGACGCGCCCGGCGCCCCGCTGTCCCGGGTGAAGTCGTACGGCTCCACGTTCGACGCGATCCATCCGCGCACCGTCCGCAGGCTGCTGGGCGCGTCGCGGCGGCGGGCGCCCTGGCTGATCCAGCTGTACGGGCAGAGCGAGACCGGGCCCGTCGCGTTCCAGTGGTTCACGCGGCGCAGCGTGGAACGGGCGGACGGGCGCCGGGTGGGGATCGGGATCCCCGGTTTCACCCGGGTCCGGATCGCGGACCCCGACGGCAGGCGGGTCGCACCCGGGACGCCCGGCCGGATCGAGGCACGCACCCGGGGGCGCATCCTCACCTACCTCGGCGCCCGGGCACAGTACGAGCGGCAACTCGACGGCGGCTGGTGGCAGATGGGCGACATGGGATACATGAGCCGGTTCGGCGCCCTGCATCTGATCGACCGTGAGGTGGATCAGATCGACGCCGTGCACAGCAGTCTGGCGGTCGAGGACGCGCTGATGGAGCGGCTGGAGGAACTCCGGGAGGTCGTCATCGTGGCCGGCGCGGACCGCGAGCCCGTGCCGGTGGTGTGCGTGCGGGGCGAGCAGCCGCTGGACCCCGAGCGCTGGCGGGCGGCGACCGCCGACCTGCCGGCGATGGCGGAGCCGCGCCAGTGGCGGTTCGAGGAGCTGCCGATGACGGCGACGTGGAAGGTGAAGCGGGTGGAGATCACCCGCATGCTGACGCGGACGCGAGAGAGCGTGCGCGCGTGA
- a CDS encoding FAD-dependent monooxygenase, whose amino-acid sequence MNPVIVVGAGPVGLSAALALRGHGLPVVLLEADPEDRERPGSRALFVHRESLRLLDAMAPGLAAEITAYGRTWHTRRTLYRGREVYSRTFPPPSGLPPFTSLRQLDTERFLRVACKRAGVEFVWDARIAGVRSCGTGVSLAAADGREWSAPYVVAADGARSAVRGGLGIPMEGVRGEGFHVVVDVADLPGAELPLERVFHYEHPGVGGRSVMRVPFTGGFQVDLQCRDDDAEAAYGTEDAVREWLPGVVGDGYADRILWVSTYRFLRKVAASFTDPHGRVLLVGEAAHLFPPFGARGMNSGIADAAAAAQAVAAGTPQAVAAFADVRRAAGLFNSEAAGVALEHLRPRRRAVRLKQRAAAALAPVLPSCGSWLEHAPYGPRAGAPAVAGGKY is encoded by the coding sequence GTGAACCCGGTGATCGTGGTGGGAGCGGGCCCGGTGGGTCTGTCGGCCGCGCTGGCGCTGCGCGGGCACGGGCTGCCGGTCGTGCTCCTGGAGGCGGATCCCGAGGACCGTGAACGGCCGGGCAGCCGGGCGCTGTTCGTGCACCGGGAGAGCCTGCGGCTGCTCGACGCGATGGCTCCGGGGCTGGCCGCCGAGATCACGGCGTACGGCCGGACCTGGCACACCCGGCGCACCCTCTACCGGGGCCGCGAGGTGTACTCGCGCACCTTCCCGCCCCCGTCCGGGCTGCCGCCGTTCACCAGCCTGCGCCAGCTGGACACGGAGCGCTTCCTGCGTGTCGCGTGCAAGCGGGCGGGGGTGGAGTTCGTCTGGGACGCGCGGATCGCGGGCGTCCGCTCCTGCGGCACGGGTGTCTCGCTGGCCGCCGCGGACGGGCGGGAGTGGAGCGCCCCGTACGTGGTCGCCGCCGACGGCGCCCGCTCGGCCGTCCGGGGCGGGCTGGGCATCCCCATGGAGGGCGTGCGAGGCGAGGGCTTCCACGTCGTCGTCGACGTGGCGGACCTGCCGGGGGCCGAACTGCCGCTGGAGCGGGTCTTCCACTACGAGCATCCGGGCGTCGGGGGCCGCAGCGTGATGCGGGTGCCGTTCACCGGGGGCTTCCAGGTGGACCTCCAGTGCCGCGACGACGACGCGGAGGCGGCCTACGGCACCGAGGACGCCGTGCGGGAGTGGCTGCCCGGGGTCGTGGGCGACGGGTACGCCGACCGGATCCTGTGGGTGTCGACGTACCGCTTCCTTCGCAAGGTCGCGGCCTCCTTCACCGATCCGCACGGGCGGGTGCTGCTCGTCGGTGAGGCGGCGCATCTGTTCCCGCCGTTCGGCGCGCGCGGCATGAACAGCGGGATCGCCGACGCGGCGGCCGCCGCACAGGCCGTGGCGGCCGGGACGCCGCAGGCGGTGGCGGCGTTCGCGGACGTACGCCGGGCGGCGGGGCTGTTCAACAGCGAGGCCGCGGGAGTCGCCCTGGAGCATCTGCGGCCACGGCGGCGGGCCGTACGGCTGAAACAGCGGGCGGCGGCCGCCCTCGCGCCCGTGCTGCCGTCGTGCGGCTCGTGGCTGGAGCACG